A portion of the Phycisphaerales bacterium genome contains these proteins:
- the nusA gene encoding transcription termination factor NusA, with amino-acid sequence MNGPEMLRILDSIARDRKVERSVLVADLEQAMVSAARKHFGSLDLEEFACTVDQLSGEISLTRHGEPVELNPQDLGRIAAQTFKQVMIQKFREDEQTSLYDRYHTRVGQIVTGTAQRYERGGRLVVSLDAGEGEMPRQEQIPGEQFSPGDRVRAMILDVKRDGSATRVVLSRGHTDFIKRLFEVEVPEVAERIIEVKAMAREPGQRTKIAVSSIDSRVDAVGACVGVRGSRIKNIVDELNGEKIDIVRWNESSQILIQNALKPAEVAEISLCFELGRATVVVRDDQLSLAIGKRGQNVRLAAKLTGWDVDILTPEEFTKNLEIMSTTLQQIDEIDEQMVDRLAALGMISVFDVEEIGADMLATELELSPEVAQKAVELASERAKVVAEEQAREKEEAEKRRQEEQARIAAGEDLLGPEGAPDADSAAAAILGGGSSAGDSASTEDSGGEKASPESPSESAEGSDSEQGSSEGNDSNGDSRAAEILGG; translated from the coding sequence TTGAACGGCCCCGAAATGCTGAGGATCCTCGACTCGATCGCACGCGACCGCAAGGTCGAGCGTTCGGTGCTGGTTGCCGACCTTGAGCAAGCCATGGTGAGCGCGGCGCGCAAGCACTTCGGCTCGCTCGATCTCGAAGAGTTCGCCTGCACCGTCGATCAGCTCAGCGGCGAGATCAGTCTGACCCGCCACGGCGAGCCCGTGGAGCTCAACCCGCAGGACTTGGGTCGCATCGCCGCCCAGACCTTCAAGCAGGTCATGATCCAGAAGTTCCGCGAGGACGAGCAGACCAGCCTCTACGACCGCTACCACACCCGCGTGGGACAGATCGTCACCGGCACCGCCCAGCGCTACGAGCGCGGCGGGCGCCTGGTCGTCTCGCTCGACGCCGGCGAGGGCGAGATGCCCCGGCAGGAGCAGATTCCCGGGGAGCAGTTCAGCCCGGGCGACCGCGTCCGCGCGATGATCCTGGACGTGAAGCGGGATGGCTCCGCGACGCGCGTCGTGCTCAGCCGAGGCCACACGGACTTCATCAAGCGGCTCTTCGAGGTCGAGGTGCCCGAGGTGGCCGAGCGCATCATCGAGGTGAAGGCCATGGCCCGCGAGCCGGGCCAGCGCACCAAGATCGCGGTGAGCTCGATCGACAGCCGCGTGGACGCCGTAGGCGCTTGCGTCGGCGTGCGTGGCAGCCGCATCAAGAACATCGTCGACGAACTCAACGGCGAGAAGATCGACATCGTGCGTTGGAACGAGTCCAGCCAGATCCTGATCCAGAACGCGCTCAAGCCCGCCGAGGTTGCCGAGATCAGCCTGTGCTTCGAGCTCGGCCGCGCCACCGTCGTGGTCCGCGACGACCAGCTCAGCCTTGCCATCGGCAAGCGCGGGCAGAACGTGCGTCTGGCCGCCAAGCTGACCGGCTGGGACGTGGACATCCTCACGCCCGAGGAGTTCACCAAGAACCTGGAGATCATGTCGACCACGCTCCAGCAGATCGACGAGATCGACGAGCAGATGGTCGACCGCCTGGCGGCCCTTGGCATGATCAGCGTGTTTGACGTCGAGGAGATCGGCGCCGACATGCTCGCGACCGAACTCGAGCTCAGCCCCGAGGTGGCCCAAAAGGCCGTCGAGCTGGCCAGCGAGCGAGCGAAGGTGGTGGCCGAAGAGCAGGCCCGCGAGAAGGAAGAGGCCGAGAAGCGCCGCCAGGAAGAGCAGGCCCGGATCGCCGCGGGCGAGGACCTGCTCGGCCCCGAGGGCGCGCCCGACGCGGACAGCGCCGCGGCCGCCATCCTCGGCGGTGGTTCGTCGGCTGGCGATTCGGCCAGCACTGAAGATTCTGGTGGTGAGAAGGCCTCGCCCGAGAGCCCCAGCGAGTCGGCCGAAGGCAGCGACTCGGAGCAGGGTTCGAGCGAGGGGAATGACAGCAACGGCGATAGCCGGGCCGCGGAGATTCTCGGCGGCTGA
- the infB gene encoding translation initiation factor IF-2 — protein MAKRVFEIAKELGVASKAVVQKCRDEGIPESNIKNHMSTVSVGLEATIREWFGGEEAPSATSVETSKRVDLEKVRAKPRARKVAAKKATASKASKASEASESETSTAVAEPPKRAGRSTPAASEQPADDESTPQSESPSTKADRPEADKPESKPDSKPETKAAPAAEQPAAPAAEQDLPDAAATEPERSPAAESQGADEGTGNGQSAAAEEPKTPPTPAPKNVPTRPTVVKPAGPMIDQHEKTPVKLSGPKIVRVEAPEQVDTRPRGRGGPRGGGGGGGGGGFGGPMGPMPPGGDGGGRRGGPSSRRRGRNEPQQGGSGMWREQDLIEREAKLQQAGGYLRKRRQDLARGAGQQNRQQSPAQQGGTVKITAPFTIKDLSAATGVKGAEIVKKLFMQGIMAQINSGIEVEKAQEIMMDFDIELEVTAAKSAEEAVAAQFEERTTVDERPRGPIVTILGHVDHGKTSLLDKIRDANVAAGEAGGITQATSAFRVPVHLGDDKEREEKQVVFIDTPGHEAFTSMRSRGANVTDIVVLVVAADDGVMPQTIESINHAKAAGVPIVVALNKIDRPQATDAKIQEILGQLAQHELNPVDWGGDVEVIRTSAHTGQGIQELLETLDFQAQLLELKADFGGAARGTVIESQMEPGRGAVMNVLLQEGSLNVGDFIVAGRAFGRVRDMTDDKGQRIREAHPPMPLQVTGIDELPDAGDKFFVASSLKDAQNAAEQRRSREREEQLAQPAMTLDRMFSQMAEAELKEILVVLKADVQGSVDVLKNEIEKVSTDEIKVRVIHAAVGGVTESDVLLAEASKAVIVGFNVIPSGKARKLADSKGVQIRTYDVIYHITEDMQKAAEGMLDPELRQEVLGHAEVRAVFKVSKVGTIAGCYVTDGVVQRDALIRVTRGDIVIENDRKLSQLKRFKDDAKEVRANMECGMKIDGYDDIKEGDILECYKQVEVKRTL, from the coding sequence TTGGCAAAGCGTGTGTTCGAGATCGCGAAGGAACTCGGTGTAGCCTCGAAGGCCGTGGTGCAGAAGTGCCGCGACGAGGGCATCCCCGAGTCAAACATCAAGAACCACATGTCCACCGTTTCGGTCGGACTGGAAGCGACCATCCGCGAGTGGTTCGGTGGGGAAGAAGCGCCCTCTGCGACCTCGGTCGAAACGTCCAAGCGCGTCGATCTGGAGAAGGTCCGCGCCAAGCCGCGCGCCCGCAAGGTAGCAGCCAAGAAGGCGACCGCCAGCAAGGCGAGCAAGGCAAGCGAAGCGAGCGAGAGCGAGACGAGCACCGCCGTCGCCGAACCGCCCAAGCGTGCCGGGCGTTCGACGCCCGCCGCGTCGGAGCAACCCGCCGACGACGAATCGACGCCGCAATCCGAGTCGCCAAGCACGAAGGCTGATCGCCCCGAGGCCGACAAGCCCGAGAGCAAGCCGGACAGCAAGCCCGAAACCAAGGCCGCTCCGGCAGCCGAGCAGCCCGCCGCGCCCGCGGCCGAGCAGGACTTGCCCGATGCGGCCGCCACCGAGCCCGAGCGTTCACCGGCAGCTGAATCTCAGGGTGCCGACGAGGGCACCGGCAACGGCCAGTCGGCCGCGGCCGAGGAACCCAAGACGCCCCCGACGCCGGCGCCCAAGAACGTGCCGACGCGCCCGACGGTCGTGAAGCCCGCCGGCCCGATGATCGACCAGCACGAAAAGACGCCGGTGAAGCTGAGCGGCCCGAAGATCGTGCGCGTCGAGGCGCCCGAGCAGGTCGACACGCGCCCACGTGGTCGCGGTGGCCCACGCGGCGGCGGCGGTGGCGGAGGCGGCGGCGGCTTCGGCGGCCCCATGGGCCCGATGCCCCCCGGAGGCGATGGCGGCGGCCGGCGTGGCGGGCCCAGTTCCCGTCGGCGCGGCCGCAACGAGCCCCAGCAGGGTGGCAGCGGCATGTGGCGCGAGCAGGACCTCATCGAGCGTGAGGCCAAGCTCCAGCAGGCCGGCGGCTACCTGCGCAAGCGTCGCCAGGACCTGGCGCGCGGCGCGGGCCAGCAGAACCGCCAGCAGAGCCCGGCTCAGCAGGGCGGCACGGTCAAGATCACCGCGCCGTTCACCATCAAGGACTTGTCGGCCGCTACCGGCGTGAAGGGCGCCGAGATCGTCAAGAAGCTGTTCATGCAGGGCATCATGGCCCAGATCAACAGCGGCATCGAGGTCGAGAAGGCCCAGGAAATCATGATGGACTTCGACATCGAGCTCGAAGTCACGGCCGCCAAGAGCGCCGAAGAAGCGGTCGCCGCCCAGTTCGAGGAGCGCACCACCGTCGACGAACGCCCACGCGGTCCGATCGTGACCATCCTGGGCCACGTGGACCACGGCAAGACCAGCCTGCTGGACAAGATCCGCGACGCCAACGTGGCCGCGGGCGAGGCCGGTGGCATCACGCAGGCCACCAGCGCCTTCCGCGTGCCCGTGCACTTGGGTGACGACAAAGAGCGCGAAGAGAAGCAGGTCGTGTTCATCGACACGCCCGGCCACGAGGCGTTCACGTCCATGCGTTCGCGCGGCGCCAACGTGACCGACATCGTGGTGCTGGTCGTGGCCGCCGACGACGGCGTCATGCCGCAGACCATCGAGTCGATCAACCACGCCAAGGCGGCGGGCGTGCCCATCGTGGTGGCGCTCAACAAGATCGACCGCCCGCAGGCCACCGACGCCAAGATCCAGGAGATCCTGGGACAGCTGGCCCAGCACGAGCTCAACCCCGTGGACTGGGGCGGCGACGTCGAAGTCATCCGCACCAGCGCCCACACGGGCCAGGGCATCCAGGAACTGCTCGAGACGCTCGATTTCCAGGCCCAGCTCCTGGAACTCAAGGCCGACTTCGGCGGGGCCGCTCGCGGCACGGTCATCGAGAGCCAGATGGAGCCCGGCCGCGGCGCCGTCATGAACGTGCTGCTCCAGGAAGGCTCGCTGAACGTGGGCGACTTCATCGTCGCCGGCCGAGCCTTCGGCCGCGTGCGCGACATGACCGACGACAAGGGCCAGCGCATCCGCGAGGCCCACCCGCCCATGCCGCTGCAGGTGACGGGCATCGACGAGTTGCCCGACGCGGGCGACAAGTTCTTCGTGGCTTCCAGCCTGAAGGACGCCCAGAACGCCGCCGAGCAGCGTCGATCCCGCGAGCGCGAGGAGCAGCTCGCCCAGCCGGCCATGACGCTGGACCGCATGTTCAGCCAGATGGCCGAGGCCGAGCTGAAGGAGATCCTGGTCGTCCTGAAGGCCGACGTGCAGGGCTCGGTCGACGTGCTGAAGAACGAGATCGAGAAGGTCTCGACCGACGAGATCAAGGTCCGCGTCATCCACGCTGCCGTGGGCGGCGTGACCGAGAGCGACGTGCTGCTGGCCGAGGCGTCCAAGGCCGTCATCGTCGGCTTCAACGTCATCCCCTCGGGCAAGGCCCGCAAGCTGGCCGACAGCAAGGGCGTGCAGATCCGTACGTACGACGTGATCTACCACATCACCGAGGACATGCAGAAGGCCGCCGAGGGCATGCTCGACCCCGAGCTCCGCCAGGAGGTCCTGGGCCACGCCGAGGTGCGCGCGGTGTTCAAGGTCTCCAAGGTCGGCACCATCGCCGGCTGCTACGTCACCGACGGCGTGGTGCAGCGCGATGCGCTCATCCGCGTCACCCGCGGCGACATCGTCATCGAGAACGACCGCAAGCTATCGCAGCTCAAGCGCTTCAAGGACGACGCGAAGGAAGTCCGCGCCAACATGGAGTGCGGCATGAAGATCGACGGCTACGACGATATCAAGGAAGGCGACATCCTCGAGTGCTACAAGCAGGTCGAGGTCAAGCGAACCCTTTGA
- a CDS encoding DUF503 domain-containing protein, whose protein sequence is MVIGVLQFELLVPGAESLKDKRAVVRSVRDKLSRELRISVAEVGAHDNPTVAMMGAALVATDGPRAHELLDKAWNRLKELRDGQIGSVRREIIVPTREEDAPPHEPDAEALQQEMLEHYAQGDTRQGDENP, encoded by the coding sequence ATGGTCATCGGCGTCCTCCAGTTCGAGCTGCTCGTGCCCGGCGCCGAGTCCCTCAAGGACAAGCGGGCCGTCGTGCGCTCCGTGCGCGACAAGCTCAGCCGCGAGCTGCGCATCAGCGTGGCCGAGGTGGGCGCCCACGACAATCCCACGGTCGCCATGATGGGCGCGGCCCTGGTGGCCACCGACGGCCCCCGCGCCCACGAGTTGCTCGACAAGGCGTGGAACCGCCTCAAGGAACTCCGCGACGGCCAGATCGGCAGCGTACGGCGAGAGATCATCGTCCCCACGCGCGAGGAAGACGCGCCGCCGCACGAGCCGGATGCCGAGGCCCTTCAACAGGAAATGCTCGAGCACTATGCTCAAGGCGACACGCGCCAGGGAGACGAGAACCCATGA
- the fliM gene encoding flagellar motor switch protein FliM — MDVLDQNEVDALLAAVNSDAVEQEPPRAQIFSRHHRDFDEIEVRSYDFKRPERVSKDQMRALQTLHEQFARNFGASLSGFLRTIVEVKVATCEQMTYGEFISALPNPTSFNLIESNVLEGQICMELSPLIIYPIIDRLLGGTSQDLFIPQRPMTLIEARLISNVTNRGLGALSEAWAGVKEMSFEIKATESNPQLVQIVPPNEVVVVVGFEIKMSNRAGTMSLCIPYNVIEPVISAVSAQNWFSSSQSTKFEGMRECLGGSLAGASVSVAGVLARTTISLRDLATMAPGDLIMTETPASRPMVLAVEGERKFLAHIGQHRNKRALRIDRPTTPADRV; from the coding sequence ATGGACGTGCTTGACCAGAACGAGGTCGATGCTCTACTGGCCGCGGTGAATTCCGACGCGGTCGAGCAGGAGCCGCCGCGCGCCCAGATCTTCAGCCGACACCACCGGGATTTCGACGAGATCGAGGTCCGCTCGTACGACTTCAAGCGGCCTGAGCGCGTCAGCAAGGACCAGATGCGGGCCTTGCAGACGCTGCACGAGCAATTCGCCCGCAACTTTGGCGCTTCGTTATCGGGCTTTCTGCGCACGATCGTGGAGGTCAAGGTCGCCACATGCGAACAAATGACGTACGGCGAGTTCATCAGCGCCCTTCCCAACCCCACCAGCTTCAACCTCATCGAGAGCAACGTCCTTGAGGGCCAGATCTGCATGGAGCTGAGCCCGCTGATCATCTACCCGATCATCGATCGCCTCCTGGGCGGCACAAGCCAGGACCTGTTCATCCCCCAGCGGCCCATGACCCTCATCGAGGCCCGCCTGATCAGCAACGTCACCAACCGTGGCCTGGGGGCGCTCAGCGAAGCCTGGGCGGGCGTCAAGGAAATGTCCTTCGAGATCAAGGCCACCGAGAGCAACCCACAGCTGGTCCAGATCGTGCCGCCCAACGAGGTGGTGGTCGTCGTGGGCTTCGAGATCAAGATGTCCAACCGCGCCGGCACGATGAGCCTGTGCATCCCCTACAACGTCATCGAGCCGGTCATCAGCGCCGTAAGCGCCCAGAACTGGTTCTCCTCGAGCCAGAGCACGAAGTTTGAGGGCATGCGGGAGTGCCTGGGCGGTTCATTGGCCGGGGCCAGCGTGTCGGTGGCGGGCGTGCTGGCTCGCACCACCATTAGCCTGCGGGACCTTGCCACGATGGCTCCGGGCGACCTGATCATGACCGAAACCCCTGCCAGCCGCCCCATGGTGCTGGCGGTCGAGGGCGAACGCAAGTTCCTGGCTCATATCGGCCAGCACCGCAACAAGCGGGCGCTCCGCATCGACCGCCCCACCACGCCCGCCGATCGGGTGTAG
- the rbfA gene encoding 30S ribosome-binding factor RbfA: MSTKTDRLASSLEKGVQQVLARGLQDPRVRGLITVTKVDVTEDSKQATIGISVLPAEHQKLTVHGLQSAARHIRREVAELIRTRTMPEFRFVEDDSLKKQAEVLSTLAKVRAEMDEDEQDRSGEGEQPGQGSEPRP, from the coding sequence ATGAGCACCAAGACCGATCGCCTGGCGTCCTCGCTCGAAAAGGGCGTCCAGCAGGTCCTCGCCCGGGGCCTGCAGGACCCCCGCGTCCGCGGGCTCATCACCGTCACCAAGGTCGACGTGACCGAAGACAGCAAGCAGGCCACCATCGGCATCAGCGTGCTGCCCGCCGAGCACCAGAAGCTGACCGTCCACGGCCTGCAGAGCGCCGCGCGGCACATCCGCCGCGAAGTCGCCGAGCTCATCCGCACCCGCACCATGCCCGAGTTCCGCTTCGTCGAGGACGACAGCCTGAAGAAGCAGGCCGAGGTGCTCTCGACGCTGGCCAAGGTGCGCGCGGAGATGGACGAGGACGAACAAGACCGTTCCGGTGAGGGTGAGCAGCCAGGTCAAGGCTCGGAGCCCCGGCCGTGA
- a CDS encoding thioredoxin family protein, with protein sequence MRQVTILGLVALLLGLFAPSAAAQPMGFGDSVSMSARAWWAPRQADEGPLVALVAVTMDHPPGLHSWPSADQDVLPESVASFAIRTEVALKGGPGVLETGDVQWPAPKPYPVPDPSGMGDPIEVPVYSGAAVVFVPVLIDRDAASEARSLELVVSYQACDDTVCYPPEDVDVVASLPAFGAGEAPAEAAGIDSATIDNAIARAVLAASGAAEPSEPESQADVSSETEAAQQSAPSEDATAETRNKFLGFIPVPSPDSAGGVVVIVLLGVVGGFVLNLTPCVLPVIPIKVMTLSQHAGSPGKTLMLGIWMALGVVGFWVALGVPAALLGKAVGAIFGIWWFTFGVGVIIALMSIGLMGLFTLQLPQSVYKVNPKADSPWGSFVFGVMTGVLGLPCFGLVAGALLASSTVIPPVVTMLIFTALGVGMALPYLILSMNPKWVEVLPRTGPASELVKQVMGLLLLGAGAYFIATGLQALILDMPWIGRQLHWWAAAVFVALACLWLAVRTMQITRSVPKRGVFGVLGLVVALGVIWFAVDVTGNAKEDYLEREARLAEAQREADGGAILTSTWVDYSPELLARARAEGYVVVVDFTADWCINCKALEEKVLGAEPVRSRLRDKDVVMMKADLTSTRQPAWALMKELNQKAPPVLAVYGPGIEGDTPWMSNAYDTSTVMDAIALGKGSDTGDAKDIARAN encoded by the coding sequence ATGCGTCAGGTGACGATTCTGGGTCTGGTGGCCCTGCTTCTCGGACTCTTCGCCCCGTCGGCGGCCGCCCAGCCAATGGGCTTTGGCGACTCGGTCTCGATGTCGGCGCGTGCGTGGTGGGCTCCGCGGCAGGCCGACGAGGGGCCGCTGGTCGCCCTGGTGGCCGTCACCATGGACCACCCGCCCGGGCTCCATAGCTGGCCGAGCGCCGATCAGGACGTGTTGCCCGAGTCCGTAGCGTCGTTTGCCATCCGCACCGAGGTCGCCCTGAAGGGCGGGCCCGGCGTGCTCGAGACGGGCGACGTCCAGTGGCCGGCGCCCAAGCCCTATCCGGTGCCCGACCCCAGCGGCATGGGCGACCCCATCGAGGTGCCCGTCTACTCGGGCGCGGCCGTGGTCTTCGTGCCGGTCCTGATCGACCGTGATGCAGCGAGCGAGGCTCGCTCGCTCGAACTGGTCGTGAGCTACCAGGCGTGCGACGACACGGTGTGCTACCCCCCCGAAGACGTCGACGTTGTCGCGAGCTTGCCGGCCTTCGGAGCGGGTGAGGCGCCAGCGGAGGCCGCGGGCATCGATTCGGCCACGATCGACAATGCAATCGCACGGGCCGTCCTTGCGGCCAGCGGTGCCGCCGAGCCTTCGGAGCCGGAGAGCCAGGCGGACGTAAGCAGTGAAACCGAGGCTGCGCAGCAATCCGCACCATCGGAGGACGCAACGGCCGAGACACGCAACAAGTTCCTCGGGTTCATTCCGGTGCCGAGCCCTGATTCGGCCGGCGGCGTCGTGGTCATCGTCCTGTTGGGCGTGGTGGGCGGCTTCGTGCTGAACCTGACCCCGTGCGTGCTCCCGGTGATCCCCATTAAGGTCATGACGCTCTCGCAGCACGCCGGCTCTCCCGGCAAGACGCTGATGCTGGGCATCTGGATGGCGCTGGGCGTGGTGGGCTTCTGGGTGGCGCTCGGCGTGCCGGCGGCTCTTCTGGGCAAGGCCGTGGGCGCCATCTTCGGCATCTGGTGGTTTACCTTTGGCGTGGGCGTGATCATCGCGCTCATGTCGATCGGGCTCATGGGCCTGTTCACGCTGCAACTGCCCCAGTCGGTATACAAGGTGAACCCCAAGGCCGACTCGCCCTGGGGCTCGTTCGTGTTCGGTGTGATGACGGGCGTGCTGGGCCTGCCGTGCTTCGGTCTGGTGGCGGGCGCGTTGCTGGCCAGCTCCACGGTCATTCCCCCCGTGGTAACGATGCTGATCTTCACCGCCCTGGGCGTGGGCATGGCGCTGCCCTACCTGATCCTGTCGATGAATCCCAAGTGGGTGGAGGTCTTGCCTCGCACCGGGCCGGCCAGCGAACTTGTCAAGCAGGTCATGGGCCTGCTGCTGCTGGGCGCGGGCGCGTACTTCATCGCGACTGGCCTTCAGGCGCTCATCCTGGACATGCCCTGGATCGGTCGGCAATTGCATTGGTGGGCGGCGGCGGTGTTCGTGGCGCTCGCATGCCTGTGGCTGGCGGTGAGGACCATGCAGATCACCAGGAGCGTGCCCAAGCGCGGCGTCTTCGGCGTGCTGGGCCTCGTCGTGGCGTTGGGTGTCATCTGGTTTGCGGTCGACGTGACCGGCAACGCCAAGGAAGATTATCTCGAACGCGAAGCAAGGCTCGCCGAAGCACAGCGAGAAGCCGATGGCGGCGCCATCCTGACCAGCACCTGGGTGGACTATTCACCAGAGCTGCTGGCACGGGCGCGTGCCGAGGGCTACGTGGTGGTGGTCGACTTCACCGCCGACTGGTGCATCAATTGCAAAGCGCTCGAAGAAAAGGTGCTCGGGGCCGAGCCCGTGCGTTCTCGGCTGCGTGACAAGGACGTGGTGATGATGAAGGCCGACCTGACGAGCACCCGCCAGCCCGCGTGGGCGCTCATGAAGGAACTGAACCAAAAAGCTCCGCCCGTGCTGGCGGTGTACGGCCCGGGCATCGAGGGCGACACGCCCTGGATGAGCAACGCGTACGACACGAGCACCGTGATGGACGCAATCGCGCTGGGGAAGGGTTCGGATACCGGTGACGCGAAGGACATCGCCCGGGCAAACTAG
- a CDS encoding S8 family serine peptidase gives MLTETSASRARAVCLAAAFTLVCSPALADHGTVSQDSHATLKLRYAAFDPIDTVPAVPRVLRADKHPGVYIVQLHDHATDQSRQAITEAGARIGRFLPHNAYIVRMDEHAADAVRSLASVRWVGPFHPAYKLDEPLLQAIVLGTGYATPTRYSIQMLSRGNADQQAVARAIDQMGGQVHGFEPMGFRIEATLTLDQLTAVARRPEVLFIDAKGAPEPDMDIVRLFSGGDRLHGLGFSGRGVRGEVLDGGLRTSHLDFQARPPLIHTANGPVTAHGTAVYGIVFGDGTADPTKTGMLPEGQGIFASYPELGFLDEGPGRYEHTAELVDPDGPYRAVFQTNSWGDPRATDYTTISAQMDDIAFLNDIVITQSQSNSGDRNSRPQAWAKNIISVGGINHESTVGRIDDFHWSASTGPAADGRVKPDLSHFYDSIETTSSAGPGEYTVFNGTSASTPIVAGHFGILYQLWGEGVFRDAVEPLGDVFSRRPSATTARALMINTAQPWTIGDDISRDEQGWGPPNVSNLFDARDSLYIVDQSWTLLHSGDRAEYLVAMPPQGAPLRITMAYLDPPGNPAATVHRINDLDLRVTSPSGKVYHGNVGLHEGLFSAPGGSPNSVDTIENVFVQRAEPGLWTVEVLAQEINEDADLSTPGIDAHFSLVIQGGASAPVCRVDFDRDGKLSIFDFIGYQSAFFDGDLKADFDGDGVLTMFDFILFQSRFVVGCD, from the coding sequence ATGCTCACAGAAACATCCGCGTCGCGAGCGCGGGCGGTCTGCCTTGCCGCCGCGTTCACGCTGGTCTGCTCACCAGCCCTCGCCGACCACGGGACCGTCTCTCAAGACTCCCACGCAACCCTGAAACTGCGGTATGCCGCATTCGATCCGATCGACACCGTCCCCGCCGTCCCCCGGGTGCTCCGGGCCGACAAGCACCCCGGCGTGTACATCGTGCAGTTGCATGATCACGCCACCGATCAGTCCCGCCAGGCCATCACCGAAGCCGGCGCGCGCATCGGCCGCTTCCTTCCCCATAACGCCTACATCGTGCGCATGGACGAGCACGCTGCCGACGCGGTGCGCTCGCTTGCGTCCGTCCGCTGGGTTGGGCCCTTTCACCCCGCGTACAAGCTCGACGAGCCGCTGCTCCAGGCCATCGTGCTCGGCACGGGGTACGCAACGCCCACCCGCTACTCCATCCAGATGCTCTCCCGCGGCAACGCTGACCAGCAGGCGGTCGCACGAGCGATCGACCAGATGGGCGGCCAGGTGCATGGCTTCGAGCCGATGGGGTTCCGCATCGAAGCAACGCTGACGCTGGATCAACTGACCGCCGTCGCCCGACGACCCGAGGTGCTCTTCATCGACGCCAAGGGCGCGCCCGAGCCCGACATGGACATCGTCAGGCTCTTCAGCGGCGGCGATCGCCTGCACGGCCTGGGCTTCAGCGGACGGGGCGTGCGAGGCGAGGTGCTCGATGGCGGCCTGCGCACGAGCCACCTCGATTTCCAGGCAAGGCCACCGCTCATCCATACCGCCAATGGCCCCGTGACCGCCCACGGCACCGCGGTGTACGGCATCGTCTTCGGCGATGGAACGGCCGACCCGACCAAGACCGGCATGTTGCCCGAGGGCCAGGGGATCTTCGCGAGCTATCCGGAACTTGGCTTCCTCGATGAGGGACCCGGGCGCTACGAGCACACCGCCGAACTCGTCGATCCCGACGGCCCGTACCGCGCCGTATTCCAAACCAACAGCTGGGGCGACCCGCGCGCGACCGACTACACGACCATCTCGGCCCAGATGGACGACATCGCGTTTCTCAACGACATCGTCATCACCCAAAGCCAGTCAAACTCGGGTGATCGCAACTCCCGCCCCCAGGCATGGGCCAAGAACATCATCTCGGTCGGCGGCATCAATCACGAAAGCACCGTCGGACGGATCGACGATTTCCACTGGTCGGCAAGCACCGGCCCCGCAGCCGATGGCCGCGTCAAGCCCGACCTGTCGCACTTCTACGACAGCATCGAAACCACCAGCAGCGCTGGCCCAGGCGAATACACCGTGTTCAACGGCACCAGCGCATCCACGCCGATCGTTGCCGGGCATTTCGGCATTCTGTACCAGCTCTGGGGAGAGGGCGTCTTCCGAGACGCCGTGGAGCCACTGGGCGACGTGTTCTCCAGGCGGCCGAGCGCCACCACCGCCCGCGCGTTGATGATCAACACGGCACAGCCCTGGACCATTGGCGACGACATCTCCCGCGACGAACAGGGCTGGGGGCCTCCGAACGTATCCAACCTCTTCGACGCGCGCGACTCGCTATATATCGTCGACCAGTCGTGGACACTGCTGCATAGCGGGGATCGCGCCGAATACCTCGTCGCCATGCCGCCCCAAGGCGCGCCGCTCCGCATCACGATGGCATATCTCGATCCGCCCGGCAATCCGGCGGCGACCGTCCACCGAATCAACGACCTCGACCTGCGTGTGACCTCGCCCAGCGGCAAGGTCTATCACGGCAACGTCGGCCTGCACGAAGGACTGTTCTCCGCACCCGGCGGCTCGCCGAACTCGGTCGACACGATCGAGAATGTCTTCGTCCAGCGTGCCGAGCCCGGACTCTGGACCGTGGAAGTGCTGGCCCAGGAGATCAATGAGGACGCCGACCTCTCCACGCCGGGCATCGATGCACACTTCTCTCTGGTCATCCAGGGCGGGGCCTCGGCGCCCGTTTGCCGGGTCGACTTCGACCGCGATGGCAAGTTGTCGATCTTCGACTTCATCGGCTACCAGTCCGCCTTCTTCGACGGTGACCTGAAAGCGGACTTCGACGGTGACGGCGTGCTGACGATGTTTGACTTCATCCTGTTCCAGTCGCGGTTCGTCGTCGGCTGCGACTGA